TTCTAGGATCCTTTCTATATCATCTGCATGGATGTCAATGATATGAGTATGGAGCAGAGCCAGTGTTGCAGAGTTGTGTGCATCCACTTCTTTATTAGTTGCAAAATGTGCAACGCATCAGTCGGACAAGGGCTGGTTCAGTTatggcctgtgacaacaaatttcTATCTGCTTCGCAAGCTCATCCAACTTTCCTTTCACACGATTCTGTTCAGCATCTCAGCAAAGACaaacatcatctttctgacgcataaTCTCAgtcagagtgatcatctgaaaatgctccCGCCACAGGTCAATCTCAGACGGGTCGTGCACACAGAGaggtttagactgtcgcactggggTAGCTGATAGAAGTCTCCAACAGCAATGACTGACATGCCTCCAAAGGGTCTCGAGTCCCtttgatctgtttgagtctTGCATCTACATATGCAAAGAGATGTCTTGACACCATAGACACTTCGTCAATGACGattatttcagcattcaaaagttctgatctgacttcatccagctgaTTGCCAAGTCCCTGAATGGGAGGTTTTAAGCTTCTAGGGAGCTTGAGAAGAGAATGCAGTGTTGTTCCGAAATGTTAAATGCTGCAGTCCCAGTGAAAGCAGTTAACAGGACAGTGGGTTTTGATATATCAACGTCGTCTGATGTCTGGGCACTTTGCTCAGTATCTTAGATGCTTCTGAGTAGATGCATTTGATAAGATGTGATTTTCCTGTTCCAGCACCACcattaatataaaagaaaaactgctctgGATTTAGAACAGACTCTTTTAATGCACCAGTCTCTAACTGCATAAAATATGCAGGCTTGCTTCTTATTCAGATTCTGAAACATCTGACGTAACAATGTGGGATCAATAGCAGGGGGTTCCCTGATGGCTCTGACTTCTGTTGAAGCATCAGCCTGACGGCTGTAGTCGGGCACATCttcctgttcattttcattgtctcgctctctttcttgtTCAACAAGTGGCAACCTTACGAGATCTGATTCAGGTGCCAGATTACACCATTCGTCAGTCACACCTCTGTTCTGCTCATATTCCTCAACAGCGCTCTCGATCTCCTCactgtttttctcatatttttctctgtttcttttgacaATGTGTTGCACGTATTCAAGACGGTCAGTACCTGGTAGCTGTACACAGCCAGCACCATAGAAAGCCTGATAGGTTGGCAAAGATGGGTTTTCAGTTCGTGGTCTGAACGATGAGGAAGGTACAGTTTAAGCAGTCTTCCGTAATATTGCTCTGGATGTTTTCTTGTGAGCAGCGGTGAAATCTGATGATAGCAGGCTTATCGTTTTTTGCGCCTTTGCACAAATCCCATCTCATTGAGAAGGGCAAAACATCTTTACCTTTTGTCTGTTGGCCATAGACAATCCTGCAAGTAGCAGCAAAGtctgccatgcacatctcctcaTACTCTGGTGTTCAGGTCTGGCTTTGTATTTGTCATTCAAAGATGTCATCCAAACATTGGAAGACTCAGGTGTTGTGTTGTCCCAGAACTGACAGGGGACGACTCATTTTCACAGGATTATCATCAGTTGGAATGAATATTACAGCACGTGAACATTGCTTCATGTGAAGACCACATGCACGAGCaacacactcctgtgcactgATCTCTCGCTTCTTTGAATATGCCTGCATGACGGCTCTCATTTCATCGCACTCATTTACACTGTCCTTATGGGAGTTATCAATGACAGTTTTCAGGTACTCAGATAGCCCGCCCTCTTTTTTGATATATATTCATTAAATAATTTGCAGCGCCGAAAGCATCTAAACAAAGCTTATGTCGATATTACTGTTCAGCTTCAAGCAGATGTGGATTATAGCCGTTTATCCAAGAGTCTTTTGGATCACGCTTTAGTATGATCGTACTccttgtgttcattttattcaggtatCGCTCATATTCTGCATGTGTCAACTTGCATCTTGCCAAGAGCTGCTCTAAACTCATGAAGCATTTCAGGCTCATTTAGCAGCTGGTTCAGTGGTCTGAGCTTGTTCTTTGCTGTTTCTACTTCCAGTTCATCATCCTCACTGGGTCTTGTGATCATCGTCTCATTGCAGGGTGGTTTAGGAAAACCAAAACGGCACCCGGAGCTTAAACTCCTAAAgcacgtctttgtgtggttcttactgtgtttttgcacttctgtAACTTTCTTGTAAAGTTCAGGTTGTTTATGTGGATCAGGCAGCTGAGCtgtgatgtatttgtttataaaatcaacaacagtttgatcatcatcctcctcaaaCACAGGAGCACCTTCTACCCACAGGAGACAGTGTATGTGTGggcttcctctgtgctgaaactcgactctgtaaaagtagtcaatgactttgccaagtgGCTCTGCGGGAGATAAGAGTAAATCTCTGAATAATGTTTCAACTCTCTTGTCAAACATGCGCATTGTTGTGACAGGATTGCTTCTCAGGATGTCACACTTTGCTGACCAGTCGAGTCCTTCAAAATTCACTTGTTCACCTTGTTGCCTTGTTATTGCCTCAATCACTTCGGGCCAGCGCATTTCAGCAGCTGAGAATGTGCAAAAGAACGTGGGAGTTCCCAACTGTCTGATCATGGCAAAAAGATCTCTTGTTGTTTTCTCCCAATAGGCTGGGGTTCCTCTCAGAGGCTGCATGAATCTCACTGCGTCTTTATTCTCACCAGTTTCTCCACCTCATGTTATCTTGTAACATGCCTGAGGTTATTTTTCTCCCATCTCTGGTCAGAGGCTTTGCCTTCCTTAAttgtattgtcatgctggaagtagccaagtgtatttcagtcacaaactgtGCAAGAACAAATAGTTTGTGTCTCTGGCAAAACGATCATCAATGCAGAAAAGTCTTGATTTGAAATACCCACTGGGGGATACTTTGATCAGCcttctttcatccaatgtgttttgACCTGTAGGAAATTGCACAGGGAAGGCCATGGCCTCCAGTTTAGGTGTTTTGAAAAAACTTATTGGattgtttctctctgcaggagcaACAGAGTAGATTCCTTCACTGAAACATAATATCTCCTCAGCCACATCAGGGGGCTGCAAACAGGACTCGAGTGCAAAACCACCATTAGTCAGTCCATCTGCTTGGTCTGAATCATCTCTGATCTGTTCACATGGTTGTTCACCATCACAGGGTAACATGTCAATAtcctgttcatttttattttgtgcttcactcagtgcatttttctcacagctgtcaatttccattaaatcagCCTCATCATAATCGTCCTCATTCAtgatttcatcatcatcatcctcatcatcttcatcaggaAGAGTTGGATCACACAGCTCAGCATCATCTCTGATGCTCACATCCTTatactgtggatgaatctgcTTGAGTTTATGCAGTGCTTGCACAAGTTTAGACCAGCTTACAGTCTGAAACAGCTGATGACCTTTGTAAGACAAGCGTCTCTTCAGTTTTACTCTCATCACCTGAGAATTAATTCTCAATCGAGGTAGTGCTTCAACAGTTTCCTGTACCTCTGATGGGACACAGACCACATTTCCTCTAATTGCTCTCTGCCTGCCTTTGGGAAGAGGAATAATCTTGGCAAATGGTATGCACTTGGCTATGAGATGTCTCTCCAGTATGTTGAGATCAGACAGTTCAGGTGGAATATCAGCAAGCTCCAGTTTATTGGCAACAGCAAGTGCTGGCATGGATCCATTTTTGAGATGATTGTGGCAGGTGTGACAAatccactctctctttctctcatcagGCACATTGCACTGCTCATTTCTGCAGTTTTCatcacaaacatgaacaaactttCCTGTCAAACATGTTGCAACCACATGTGGGTTTTTGACATAATTTGACCTTCTGCAGGGTCGTACTTGGTTTGGAAATGAAGCCTTGAAACAGACAGTACATGGGTATGATGGTCCAACTTTGATTTGTGATTTGAACATAGATATGGCCTCGTTGATCACACTGTTGTCACTCTCTTGGGTTTGTCTGTTCACCCATctgtatttcctttttattttcattgcacaTCTCATGTTGTGCATAATCCTGAATGCAAGATTACTTTGATACCTGTCCCGCATTAGTAGTTTCATTAGTTGTCTGTGTCTTACTCTGAATGCATTGTCACGTGCATAACGTTGAGTCACTCgagatctctgtctctctctgaattCTGGGCTCTCTTGATACCTTTTAGTGAtatagcttttttgtttttgtctaaatTCAGCATTGTCACAGTAGcgtcttttaatatattgttgttgtttctttctaaATTCATCGTTCTCACAGTAGcgtcttttaatatattgttgttgtttctttctaaATTCAGCATTGTCACAGTAGcgtcttttaatatattgttgttgtttctttctaaATTCATCGCTCTCACAGTAGCGTCTTCTAATATATTGCTGTTGTTTCTGTCTGAATTCATCATTCTCACAATAACGTCTTTTAACatactgttgttgtttctgtctGACTTCAGGATTGTTTTTATATGCCTCGCTTGTgcaagatttttcttttctttgtaatcCTTATTTGAAGCATATTTTTGTcgttctttccttttttggttttcttttctctgatttCTGGGTTTCTCTGATGCCATTAATCTTCTTTTGATTTTGTGCCTTTGTTGTTTAttaacttttttcagtttttgtaaaaCTATATCAGAAAGATCACAGGCAGCAACGTTTGTTATTGCAGCATTTGATTGACATGAAAAAGCATCATTCGATGGAACGAAATTTAATTCACTGCATAGTTCTTCAGTTGGTATATTAGGAGGTTCATTCTGATCTTCATATGATGTGAACTGAGTCATGTGgccttctttttgtttcaccagTGGTGCACAAATGGACATTTGACAAAAGATGTTCTCAGTCAGACCAGTGGTTGTGTTTCTCCTTGGAGTAGAGGAGTTTGCTTCATCAACAGTTGTATCAGCGTGAGTAGGTGCCACAGCAGTGGCAGCTGTTGGTCTGCAGACTGTGTCTGTGATAGTATCACTCAGGTTGACTGTGCTCATACTGTAAAACTGCACAGGCTTCAGCTCATAGTTACAAGAGGGTGATATCTCCATCATTTCATAAGAATCTTGTAGCCTCTTAATCATGTCACTGAGGAGTGTGAAGTTCAGCATCACAGCTGTACCACGATTACGTGACTGTAGTGGTAGAGGAAAACCACTGGCTGTTCTGGAGTGTGGATCAAAGAAACCATATTTGCCTGATGTGGATCTGAACACTGCGATACACAATCCACTCATAATCATTAAGGCATACTGCACATCTGACAACAGGCAGCTCAGTCCTGCTTCTAAGCTGAGAAAGGTATCTACTGCTTCCTCTGGAGGTTCTTCAAATGTCCCATACCGGGAAGGCTGTGTCATGTCAACATGATACATAGACCTGCGAGCATAAACTTTGTCTGGCAGCTCATCGGTTGCCAAATGAATACTCTTGGGGaatcttttctttgcctctttGTACATCACATCACCTTTATCCAAGACCAGATTAAGGTCAGCTGTAGACATGTTTTCATTCTCATGAAGGAATGCAAGaaatgtgagtgagttacatgtGCACTGCTTGTTTCTGGAGTCTCCATATTTAGGATGTGCCTGGCTGTGAGATGCACAGACATGTGTTACAGAGGGCTGGTTTTCAAGGTTCACTCTTTCTGCATGAGATGGTCCTCCCACATCACTGTGATGGCCTCTTTTCAAAAAATCAGCATAACCCACCTGTGGGGCACTTGACACCTCATGTTGTTCATTAAATTCATGCTGCAGTCCACTCTTTACAGCAACAGCATAAGATACCTGTTGTACATGTGCAGGAACATGTTGACCTGCCTGTTTGACACTCTCAGAATTGGTCTTTGTAGACACACTGTCTTCTGCAGAGCTATGAGGAAAATCAAACTCAGCCTGTTCACATATTGGTACACTGTGAATCTCATGGAACTTCTTCCACcgttgttttgcagcttttgaCTTTTTCTGCTTCCTTGGCATTTTCACACACCTGCAAGTGTTTCTTAGTCTTCAGAAAATATGTTCACAAGATAAGAGTGGCACACACCAGgagatgttttctttgtttttatatttcagtttttatttgtctgaaacagttgtgtttgtttgacagTTTGTTCTTCAGTCGAGAGAATATTATGCACTCTCTTTATTGGCTTGGCACAACTTAGCAGCAAGCCCAgaatgaaaaacaggtagagagaaaatctagaagagagaacaggcagagcaggagagacacggCTGGGAAATCACAATCAAACCGTGAAttagagttttctttgtttgttcagtttgttctcaGGTAGAGGCAATatatgcactctttattgctttaatggcttggcatttttcagcagcaagccaagagtgaaaaacaggtagagagaaaatttagcagaaAGAACAGACAGAGCAGGAAAGACACGGCTGGCAAATCACAATCAAACCGTGAAttagagttttctttgtttgttcagtttgttcataGGTTGTGGCAAaatatgcactctttattgctttattggcttgtgcatttttcagcagcaagccaaagagtgaaaaacaggtagagagaaaatttagcagagagaacagaCAGAGCAGGAAAGACACGGCTTTGAAATCAAACCGCAATAAGATTCTTGGTTTGGCAAAATTTCTCACAAACCACAGGGTGAAATACAGATGGAAAGAAGGCAGAGACAACAGGTGGAGCAGGACAGAGGATAGAGGGATTGGGGGGTTGGGATGTGAGAGAGAAGACTGGAGATCTGgtccttgttcttcttctgcacactgtgaacaaaaagaagaaaaaaataataattttattaaaatgatatCAAATGGTAATTGTATGAACTAATTGTgactactgaaaaaggacaaaacaaatattcaatcTAAACTGTTGTTGGCTGACATGTGCAAAAAGTTGCATAATTGggcactttttaaaagaataaatatttaattaaattcagcaataatatttttaaacacaaatataaTTGAGTGAATCGTTAACTAATCACATGTAATGTGACTACAAAAATGTacgaaaaaaatattttagcccAATTGTTAAGCTGCAgttgtgtatttattataaaattgtgtttaaaagGGCTAGCACAAAGTTTGAACCCATCACTTACAGCTTATATTAAtcagattattttttattttggtctaCTTCTCTTACAGTATGTGCACACCTACCAGGCAAAGCACAGATGTGAGTCAAGTTCCTGAAAGTGTAAGACGAGAAACAATATGTTAGTTGTCTATACAGTGTTATCAGagtaacagaaatacaaaaccCACACGACATGATACACTGAACTTATAGTCAGCAGGGTAATTATAGAGTAATATAGCACACCAGCTGATACAGCAGCCATTTTATAATTCAAACTATTTAACTGAAGTATTTCCACTTATGTAAGGCTCCTGTTAGACTTTTACCAGTCTTAGCATTGCTGCTAGCGCTAGCATTCCTGCTAATGTTAGCACTTCAGTTAGTATTAGCATTGCTGCTAGCCCTAACACTCTTACTGTTAAAACTGAGCCACAATGGCAATAATAAAGctcatttgttacttttgtctCACTGACCGCCAAGAAATATCACAGGAATATCACAGTAATATTCTTTTTGTCAGTTAACAACTGCTAAGGCTAGTGTTAGCACTATAGCTAGCGTTAGCATtgttgctagcattagcattaaaGCTAGCGTTAGCATGGCTGCTAACAGTAAAAGTCATAAAGCACTCTTACTGTTAAAACTAAGCCACAATGGCAATAATAAAGctcatttgttacttttgtctCACTGACCACCAAGAAATATCACAGGAATATCACAGGAATATTCTTTTTGTCAGTTAACAACTGCTAACGCTAGTGTTAGCACTATAGCTAGCGTTAGCACTATAGCTAGCGTTAGCATtgttgctagcattagcatcgttgctagcattagcattgaaGCTAACGTTAGCACTGCTGCTAATAGCAAAACATCATAAACAAATATAAACGATAGCGAaggttattcttttttttctttctttattctttgaaCTCTTTTAAACTCTGTTGGACTTGATATGTGagtttaaatgtcaaacatgtattaccatcataaaaataaaacagtgcagTACTGCGTGTACTGTACTTACCACAGCAGAGAGCAAAGCGGAATGACGACAGTTGGTCCAGTGATGGGATGAAAACAGATGAGGCGTTCAGGTGGTGCTTGGAAATTTGACCATCAGTTTGTACAGCAATAATGAGTATATACATGTCTGTGTGTTAGTCTCTGTATGTGAGAGACATAGAGAGATAGAGGGAAAAAATACACTAGACTAGTGTACAAATTGGTACTTTTTGTATAAGCGAATGAGTGACATACAGAAAAATATGGCAACTGGCATTACATGagcaaataaaaagtatttcatCTTGAACTGTTTTGTGGGTTTTATTTTAAGACTACTTTAAGTTTGTTAGTGGGGAGATAAACTATACAAACTATAAACAGAGACATTAAATGAGATTAGATTAGTTAAACAgttaaaatgtgggaaaatcaaCTACAGACAGGTAGATGCTGTAAGCTTTAATTATCCAGTCAGAAAGGATGATTTTAAAGTCATCAACTGACTCCAACTGCCCAGATCTGAAAAACCTGTGTGCCAGTCACAATACTCTACTTAGTTGGCATATACTAACTACTGACCCCTGTCAAATCTGTCTTATTGTACCTATTGAAAAAGTTAATCTTCCTACAACTGCTTAGATGCAGCAGACATTTTTAGGTTTAaccttggcagagtgagagagagctcgttaagcaggcaggtgtgagcctggttgctatagtgactgcacccaatggctcagtacacacgctcacagacatgcacctcacttttgctggttaaaatgaacagaaaagtcaggccgaaacaaatcgctcccaaatgaaaagtacaggtcctattgacaaaattctttcaccgtgagcggcagcaatgtccagtctacctaattctcagttttcatgcctgtggagtttattacgTAGACGTGGTGATAGTGTAAatacaccatgctcttctgattttcaaacgaaccttctgacccattttaacattagagtctatggaggagttggagggaggaggctgtgctttggtgacatttatgaaagaaccataacacctagtacaatagtaaacacattggatgaaagaggacagcgatggctacgttttgagggtaaaatcagacctgtagagcaaacgctgcggacacagcagcagttttaaaaaagattttaagattaattttttcgctcctctcactctggcagttgagctgtctcactctagccccaacattccgtcccatacacacccattataaactctgaaacgggtgaaaaaacatcatgaaacttaaactggaactgaagaaaaagtataatagatattgaaaagataaatacaagttgaatagttgaatgtcttgtcttcgttttaaagtttgaatggtggctctatgtcaacgtatgtggaagtagtaggagtttaaaaatgagtaagttgaatgaggatttgaagggtctccccattgaaatacataggaaatttttgttgaaaaaagttgaataaaattaaaaatataaatgttataaatgagaaaaatagaagcagtcgtgtccaaaagaagaggaatctaatggtgtttgaatggtttttctaagttgaacggttttgaaggagatagagtacaaaaaacgtacggaatctataataataactagaaagtgcattttctgaagaaactgcagtgtgaatgcttgaatctgaatatatgcactgaaaagaattaattgctgaattttaagttaaaaatgttgaatgagatgaaaaatacagaaatttgcacctgaaaacaaaagtgctgaactgctaaaagctgacaagcacagggaagaagttggaaaagagctgaaaatgttttaaatgtaaattagaaaaacctaagtaatgagaaaagaaaatttagagtcagaaaacatctgaatgaatattaaaagttcatattctttgaatgactgaatgactaaaatgtgatccctccacttggatccacacagttttaaagctttacatctctgagctttgaaagacacagtattggaaagagaagaacgatggcgacgttttgagggtaaaatgatgtctgtagagcaaacactgtggacacagcagtagttgaaagagaagtgtttaagatgaatcttggcacagtgagagagagagagctcattaggcaggcaggtgtgagcctggttgctatagtgactgagccaggggctccatacacacgcacagacatgcacctcacttttgctgcttaaaatgaacagaaaagtcaggcccaaacaaatccttcccaaatgaaaagtacaggtcctattgacgaaattctttcaccgtgagcggcagcaatgtccagtctacctaattctcagttttcatgcctgtggagtttattatatggacgtggtgacagtgtaaaaacaccatgctcttctgattttcaaacgaaccttctgagccattttaacattagagtctatggaggagttggagggaggaggctgtgctttggtgacatttatgaaagaaccataacacctagtacaatagtaaacacattggatgaaagaggacagcgatggctacgttttgagggtaaaatcatacctgtagaccaaacaccgtggacacagcagcagttttaaaaaatattttcagattaatttttttgctcctctcactctagcagttgagctgtctcactctagccccaacattccgtcccatacacacccattataaactctgaaatgggtgaaaaaacatcatgaaacttaaactggaactgaagaaaaagtataacagatattgaaaagataaatacaaattgaatagttgaatgttttgtcttcgttttaaagtttgaatggtggctctatgtcaacgtatatggaagcagatacagtttgaaaatgagtaagttgaaggagaatttgaagggtctccccattgaaatacatgggaaatttttgttgaaaaaagttgaataaaattaaaaatataaatgttaaaaatgagaaaaatagaagcagtcatgtccaaaagaagaggaatctaacggtgtttgaatggtttttctaagttgaacggttttgaaggagatagactgcaaaaaacgtacggaatatataataaaatataataataataataataataaagattagaagaacaatactgtgaatgcttttacaagcattcacactaataaaatagaataaagattacaacaacaatactgtgaatgcttttacaagcattcacactaataataataactagaaagtgcattttctgaagaaactgcagtgtgaatgcttgaatctgaatgtatgcactgaaatgaattaattgctgaattttaagttaaaaatgctgaattagctggaaaatacagaatttttaaacttaaaacaaaagtgcagaacttttgaaagctaattttcacacagaaaatagctgaaaatagctgaacatgtttaaaatgtaaattagaaaaagatgagtaatgacaaaagaaaatttagtcagaaaacctctgaatgaataacaaaagttcatattcttctaATCACTTCAAGAGTGGAATTATGTATTATAAATCtctaattcataaaaaaaataataaaaataaatgtaaaaacaaatttgttgaattgaactgaaaagatGAACAAACATTCTGGAGAAAATACAAGCTTTAATATACAGCATAATGTTTTTCAGacatatacacatgtatatcatgtttaatggTATTACATACATCAATGTGTTTTGTATGTCatagaaaataacataaaaatcttaAGTCATATTGTACAGCTTCTTTCTGAAAAGGACTTAAATTAGttcaacaaatgtttttttttatttttcaaaatagaataaaaatcattttaaaaagagacgtttggAATGTTTTAAGGTGTTAATAATCTGATCCTGTCATGTGTCTGTTCAACTTTAGTTTTTGGCACAGACTCCATTCTTAAAGAACAAAttgcaaaataataaacaaataaaattgaaattaaagtagcttttttttgttaaacacttcacagtagaataaataaaaataactaaattaaataactaaatgaaaataataagcaacatatgaaatacacgaaaattcaacttttaaaaccacaatcCTGAACCTTTAAATTGTGTTGGTTTCTTAGAACATGGCTGAACAGCTGTTTCTATCGGTCTACTTAATCCACTGATCTGTCTACACATCTTTTTATTACtcattcttttttatgttttaatgtaaaCAGTGTCCACACAGTGGTAAAAGAGAACTGTATAGA
The Oreochromis niloticus isolate F11D_XX unplaced genomic scaffold, O_niloticus_UMD_NMBU tig00000181_pilon, whole genome shotgun sequence genome window above contains:
- the LOC109198457 gene encoding uncharacterized protein LOC109198457 — its product is MPRKQKKSKAAKQRWKKFHEIHSVPICEQAEFDFPHSSAEDSVSTKTNSESVKQAGQHVPAHVQQVSYAVAVKSGLQHEFNEQHEVSSAPQVGYADFLKRGHHSDVGGPSHAERVNLENQPSVTHVCASHSQAHPKYGDSRNKQCTCNSLTFLAFLHENENMSTADLNLVLDKGDVMYKEAKKRFPKSIHLATDELPDKVYARRSMYHVDMTQPSRYGTFEEPPEEAVDTFLSLEAGLSCLLSDVQYALMIMSGLCIAVFRSTSGKYGFFDPHSRTASGFPLPLQSRNRGTAVMLNFTLLSDMIKRLQDSYEMMEISPSCNYELKPVQFYSMSTVNLSDTITDTVCRPTAATAVAPTHADTTVDEANSSTPRRNTTTGLTENIFCQMSICAPLVKQKEGHMTQFTSYEDQNEPPNIPTEELCSELNFVPSNDAFSCQSNAAITNVAACDLSDIVLQKLKKVNKQQRHKIKRRLMASEKPRNQRKENQKRKERQKYASNKDYKEKKNLAQARHIKTILKSDRNNNRKFVHVCDENCRNEQCNVPDERKREWICHTCHNHLKNGSMPALAVANKLELADIPPELSDLNILERHLIAKCIPFAKIIPLPKGRQRAIRGNVVCVPSEVQETVEALPRLRINSQVMRVKLKRRLSYKGHQLFQTVSWSKLVQALHKLKQIHPQYKDVSIRDDAELCDPTLPDEDDEDDDDEIMNEDDYDEADLMEIDSSAEMRWPEVIEAITRQQGEQVNFEGLDWSAKCDILRSNPVTTMRIPRTENPSLPTYQAFYGAGCVQLPGTDRLEYVQHIVKRNREKYEKNSEEIESAVEEYEQNRGVTDEWCNLAPESDLVRLPLVEQERERDNENEQEDVPDYSRQADASTEVRAIREPPAIDPTLL